One Hippoglossus hippoglossus isolate fHipHip1 chromosome 13, fHipHip1.pri, whole genome shotgun sequence genomic window carries:
- the mark4 gene encoding MAP/microtubule affinity-regulating kinase 4 isoform X6, with amino-acid sequence MSLRTALPGTERKPDHHTSLSASRSEKGTGWSSRSLGARCRNSIALCSDEQPHIGNYRLLKTIGKGNFAKVKLARHILTGREVAIKIIDKTQLNPTSLQKLFREVRIMKTLNHPNIVQLFEVIETEKTLYLIMEYASGGEVFDYLVARGRMREKEARAKFRQIVSAVHYCHLKKIVHRDLKAENLLLDADSNIKIADFGFSNEFTAGSKLDTFCGSPPYAAPELFQGKKYDGPEVDIWSLGVILYTLVSGSLPFDGQNLKELRERVLRGKYRVPFYMSTDCEGILRRFLVLNPTKRCSLEQIMKDKWINVGFDSEELKPHGEPVEDFNDNGRIDVMVGMGFTRDEIRDSLVSQKYNEVTATYLLLGCKNEVDGSESRTGSSLSLARVRPGTITNGTSKHSTSSSSSGAPSTSSGHKAQRSASTYHRQRRHSDFCGPAVPGSTHPKQSPSGVGEGAGLKEERLSIRKPSTNTVSSRSTPTPSSPMVSSAHNPNKAEIPDRRKEVSSTTNNVPASAMTRRNTYVCTDRSSTDRQPLLQNGKENSTLSHRLPPASPSTHSIAGASGASSSSSTPSSRLSRGSTVRSTFHGGQIRDRRPPSHARPATPTPPHDAHARTRATGNLFSKLTSKLTRRRT; translated from the exons caTACCTCCCTGTCGGCGAGCCGCTCAGAGAAGGGTACTGGCTGGTCAAGCCGCTCACTTGGGGCCAGATGTCGTAACTCCATCGCTTTGTGTTCGGACGAGCAGCCGCACATCGGAAACTACCGGCTGCTCAAAACTATCGGCAAGGGGAACTTTGCCAAGGTCAAACTGGCACGGCACATACTAACCGGCAGAGAG GTTGCAATAAAGATCATCGATAAAACACAACTCAACCCAACCAGCCTCCAGAAG CTGTTTCGAGAGGTACGCATCATGAAGACTCTCAACCATCCTAACATAG tgcaGCTGTTTGAGGTGATTGAGACGGAGAAGACGCTCTACCTGATCATGGAGTACGCCAGCGGAG GCGAAGTGTTCGACTACCTCGTGGCTCGCGGCAgaatgagggagaaagaggcCAGAGCTAAGTTCAGACAG atTGTGTCAGCGGTTCACTACTGTCACCTGAAGAAAATTGTTCACAGAGACTTGAAG GCGGAGAACTTGCTGCTAGACGCAGATTCCAACATTAAAATAGCCGACTTTGGCTTCAGTAACGAGTTCACTGCAGGCAGTAAACTGGACACGTTCTGCGGCTCCCCGCCCTACGCCGCCCCAGAGCTCTTCCAGGGTAAGAAGTACGACGGTCCAGAGGTGGACATCTGGAGCCTGGGCGTCATCCTGTACACGCTGGTCAGTGGGTCATTGCCCTTTGATGGACAGAACCTAAAG GAGCTGCGGGAGCGTGTTCTGAGGGGGAAATACCGCGTTCCCTTCTACATGTCCACAGACTGCGAGGGTATCCTGCGCCGCTTCCTGGTCCTCAACCCCACCAAGCGCTGCTCGCTGGAG CAAATAATGAAAGATAAGTGGATCAATGTCGGGTTTGACTCCGAGGAGCTGAAGCCCCACGGAGAGCCTGTGGAGGACTTCAATGATAACGGTCGCATTG ATGTGATGGTGGGGATGGGCTTCACCAGGGACGAGATCAGAGATTCTCTGGTTAGTCAGAAATACAATGAGGTCACCGCCACATACCTGCTGCTGGGATGCAAGAATGAGGT TGATGGCAGTGAGTCTCGGACGGGCAGCAGTCTGAGTCTCGCTCGAGTCCGGCCCGGCACCATCACCAACGGAACCAGCAAAcactccacttcctcttcctcctctggtgcACCATCTACATCCTCTGGCCACAAGGCACAGCGCAGCGCCTCGACGTACCACCGCCAGAGACGACATTCGGACTTCT GTGGTCCAGCGGTTCCAGGATCCACGCACCCCAAGCAGAGTCCCAGTGGTGTCGGCGAAGGGGCGGGACTCAAAGAGGAGCGACTCTCAATACGCAAGCCGAGCACCAATACCGTCAGCTCCCGTAGCACCCCGACCCCCTCTAGTCCCATGGTTAGCTCTGCTCACAACCCAAATAAGGCAGAGATACCTGACCGGCGCAAGGAAGTGAGCTCCACCACG AATAACGTCCCTGCTAGTGCCATGACTCGAAGAAACACGTACGTCTGTACGGACCGATCCAGCACTGACAGACAGCCACTGCTGCAAAACGGCAAGGAGAACAG TACCTTATCCCATCGCCTTCCCCCTGCTTCCCCCTCCACCCACAGCATCGCTGGCGCCTCTGGggcctcctcttcatcctcaacACCCTCCTCCCGCCTCTCCAGGGGATCCACGGTAAGGAGCACTTTCCACGGAGGGCAGATCAGGGACCGTCGTCCTCCCTCTCATGCTCGCCCAGCGACCCCCACGCCACCCCACGATGCCCATGCCAGGACCCGGGCCACAGGCAACCTGTTCAGCAAGCTCACCTCCAAGTTGACCCGCAG ACGAACCTGA